A region of Pseudomonas marginalis DNA encodes the following proteins:
- a CDS encoding RidA family protein: protein MSIQRQLTNERMSQIVVHSGTVYLAGQVGDDMNAGIEQQTRETLANIERLLDLAGTDKTKLLSVTIYLKDIDADFAGMNAVWDKWLPKGVAPARATVEARLCEPEILVELSVMAALP, encoded by the coding sequence ATGTCAATCCAGCGCCAGCTCACCAATGAGCGCATGAGCCAGATCGTTGTTCACAGCGGTACCGTGTATCTGGCCGGGCAAGTCGGTGACGACATGAACGCCGGGATCGAACAGCAGACCCGTGAAACCCTGGCCAATATCGAACGTTTGCTGGACTTGGCCGGCACCGACAAAACCAAGCTGCTGTCGGTGACGATCTACCTGAAGGACATCGACGCCGATTTCGCCGGTATGAACGCGGTGTGGGACAAGTGGCTGCCCAAAGGCGTCGCCCCGGCCCGCGCCACGGTTGAAGCCAGGCTGTGCGAACCGGAAATCCTGGTAGAGCTGTCCGTCATGGCCGCGCTGCCTTAA
- a CDS encoding acetyl-CoA hydrolase/transferase C-terminal domain-containing protein — protein sequence MVQLCSIEQAVDDVLARLPAHIHMGMPLGLGKPNLFANALYRRIAKLPERALTIYTALSLGRPTLGDGLQKRFLEPFIERVFGDYPELEFLAALHSDSLPKNIHVQQFFMQPGSLLHSTSAQQDYVSSNYSHAARDINAAGLNLVAQLVASSAEHPDRLSLSCNPDITLDLLPMIAKRREAGETVLIVGQVHTELPYMPGDSELGMDAFDYLIDAKDSTTLFSTPNMPVGFQDHFIGLHASTLVRDGGTLQIGIGSMGDALTAALLARQADNEAYRLLLTDIDVYQWAPLISREGGVEPFARGLYGCSEMFVNGLLVLADAGIIRRKVYPDVATQEQANAGLLDDAAQPDGVSIHGGFFLGPRSFYQRLQEMTHAKRLEFNMTRISYINELYGQEELKRLQRQDARFINSAITVTLLGAGVADQLEDGRVLSGVGGQYNFVAQGHALEGARSILILRSWRESAGEVSSTIVWEYGHCTIPRHLRDIVITEYGIADLRGQTDAKVIEALLNITDSRFQADLIEQAQKAGKLPKDFQLDPRFSDNTPERLQGIQARHRRLFPEYPLGSDFTDEERDLLRALNWLKSKFKLTEILELGKAALDAPEPQAFPEHLKRMGLDSPEGLKEDLYQRLLLAGLQATAH from the coding sequence ATGGTGCAGTTGTGTTCAATCGAGCAAGCAGTTGACGATGTACTCGCGCGGCTACCGGCGCATATCCACATGGGCATGCCCCTGGGGCTGGGCAAGCCCAACCTGTTTGCCAATGCACTGTACCGGCGTATCGCCAAGCTGCCGGAGCGGGCGCTGACGATTTACACCGCGTTGAGCCTGGGCCGCCCGACCTTGGGCGATGGCTTGCAGAAACGCTTTCTCGAACCCTTTATCGAGCGGGTGTTTGGTGATTACCCAGAGTTGGAGTTTCTCGCCGCGCTGCATTCAGACAGCCTGCCGAAGAATATCCATGTGCAGCAGTTCTTCATGCAGCCCGGCAGCCTGCTTCATAGCACTTCGGCCCAGCAGGACTATGTCAGCAGCAACTACAGCCATGCCGCCCGCGACATCAACGCCGCCGGCTTGAACCTGGTGGCGCAGTTGGTCGCGAGCAGCGCCGAACACCCGGATCGCCTGAGCCTGAGCTGCAACCCCGACATCACCCTCGACCTGCTGCCCATGATCGCCAAGCGCCGTGAAGCGGGCGAAACCGTCTTGATCGTTGGCCAGGTTCACACCGAGTTGCCCTACATGCCGGGCGACTCGGAGTTGGGCATGGACGCGTTCGACTACCTGATCGATGCAAAGGACAGCACCACACTGTTCTCCACACCGAACATGCCGGTGGGGTTCCAGGACCATTTCATCGGCTTGCATGCCAGCACCCTGGTGCGCGACGGGGGCACCTTGCAGATCGGCATCGGCTCCATGGGGGATGCGCTGACCGCCGCGTTGCTGGCACGCCAGGCAGACAATGAAGCCTATCGACTGCTGCTGACGGACATCGATGTGTACCAGTGGGCCCCGCTGATCAGCCGGGAAGGCGGTGTCGAGCCCTTCGCCCGTGGCCTCTACGGTTGCAGCGAAATGTTCGTCAACGGCCTGTTGGTGCTGGCGGATGCGGGGATTATCCGGCGCAAGGTCTATCCGGATGTGGCTACCCAGGAGCAAGCCAACGCCGGTTTGCTGGACGATGCGGCGCAGCCCGACGGCGTTTCGATCCACGGCGGTTTCTTCCTGGGGCCGCGCAGTTTTTACCAGCGCCTGCAGGAGATGACCCACGCCAAGCGCCTGGAATTCAACATGACCCGCATCAGCTACATTAACGAGCTGTACGGCCAGGAAGAACTCAAGCGCCTGCAGCGCCAGGATGCACGGTTTATCAACAGCGCGATCACGGTGACGTTGCTGGGCGCAGGCGTGGCCGACCAGTTGGAGGACGGTCGCGTGCTCAGCGGCGTGGGCGGGCAATACAACTTTGTGGCTCAGGGGCATGCGCTGGAGGGCGCGCGCTCGATCCTGATCCTGCGCAGTTGGCGTGAGTCGGCGGGTGAGGTCAGTTCCACTATCGTCTGGGAGTATGGGCATTGCACCATTCCTCGGCACCTGCGGGACATCGTCATCACTGAGTACGGCATTGCCGACCTGCGTGGGCAGACGGATGCCAAGGTGATCGAGGCGTTGCTCAACATCACCGACTCACGCTTCCAGGCCGACTTGATCGAACAGGCGCAAAAGGCCGGCAAGTTGCCCAAGGATTTCCAGCTCGATCCGCGCTTCAGCGACAACACGCCGGAGCGGCTCCAGGGTATCCAGGCGCGGCATCGACGTTTGTTCCCGGAGTATCCGCTGGGCAGCGATTTCACGGACGAAGAGCGGGATCTGTTGCGCGCCTTGAACTGGCTCAAGAGCAAATTCAAGCTGACGGAGATTCTGGAGTTGGGCAAGGCGGCGCTGGATGCCCCGGAGCCCCAGGCGTTTCCCGAGCATCTGAAGCGGATGGGGTTGGATTCGCCGGAGGGTTTGAAGGAGGATCTCTATCAGCGTCTATTGCTCGCTGGCTTACAAGCAACCGCACACTAA
- a CDS encoding cupin domain-containing protein: protein MDVGERLQSIRKLKGLSQRELAKRAGVTNSTISMIEKNSVSPSISSLRKVLGGIPMSMVEFFSEEILQEIPTQIVYKANELIDISDGAVTMKLVGRAHPSRAIAFLNEIYPPGADTGEEMLTHEGEETGILVEGRLELVVGLETFVLEAGDSYYFESTKPHRFRNPFDVPARLISAATPANF from the coding sequence TTGGACGTCGGTGAACGACTGCAATCCATCCGTAAGCTGAAGGGTCTTTCCCAGCGTGAGCTCGCCAAGCGCGCGGGTGTCACCAACAGCACCATTTCGATGATCGAAAAAAACAGCGTCAGCCCCTCGATCAGTTCCTTGCGCAAGGTGCTGGGCGGCATCCCCATGTCCATGGTCGAGTTCTTTTCCGAGGAGATCCTCCAGGAAATACCGACGCAGATCGTCTATAAAGCCAATGAGCTGATCGACATCTCCGACGGCGCCGTCACCATGAAGCTGGTGGGCCGTGCGCACCCGAGCCGGGCAATTGCGTTTCTCAATGAAATCTACCCGCCTGGCGCCGATACAGGCGAAGAAATGCTCACCCACGAGGGCGAGGAAACCGGGATTCTGGTGGAAGGCCGTCTGGAGTTGGTGGTCGGTCTTGAAACTTTTGTGCTCGAAGCCGGCGATAGCTACTACTTTGAAAGCACCAAGCCTCATCGTTTCCGTAATCCGTTCGATGTGCCGGCGCGACTAATCAGCGCAGCCACACCCGCGAACTTTTAA
- the dadA gene encoding D-amino acid dehydrogenase codes for MRVLVLGSGVIGVTSAYYLARAGFEVVVVDRQPAAAMETSFANAGQVSPGYASPWAAPGVPLKAIKWLLQRHAPLAIKATADIDQYLWMAQMLRNCTASRYAVNKERMVRLSEYSRDCLDELRAQTGIAYEGRSLGTTQLFRTQAQLDGAAKDIAVLKESGVPFELLDRAGIARVEPALASVTDILAGALRLPNDQTGDCQMFTTRLAEMCKQLGVEFRFEQDIQRLDSAGDRINGVWIDGKLETADRYVLALGSYSPKLLKPLGIKAPVYPLKGYSLTVPITNSAMAPTSTILDETYKVAITRFDNRIRVGGMAEIAGFDLSLNPRRRETLEMIVNDLYPQGGDLAEATFWTGLRPTTPDGTPIVGATPFKNLFLNTGHGTLGWTMACGSGRLLADLMAKKTPQISAEGLDISRYGNHQESAKHVNPAPAHQ; via the coding sequence ATGCGCGTTCTGGTCTTAGGTAGCGGCGTCATTGGTGTGACCAGTGCCTACTATTTGGCGCGGGCCGGCTTTGAAGTCGTTGTAGTCGACCGTCAGCCTGCGGCTGCCATGGAAACCAGTTTCGCCAACGCCGGCCAGGTGTCCCCAGGCTATGCATCGCCATGGGCCGCGCCGGGCGTGCCGCTCAAGGCCATCAAGTGGCTGCTGCAACGCCACGCGCCGCTGGCGATCAAGGCCACTGCCGATATCGACCAATACCTGTGGATGGCGCAGATGCTGCGCAACTGCACCGCCAGCCGTTATGCGGTGAACAAGGAGCGCATGGTGCGCCTGTCCGAGTACAGCCGTGACTGCCTCGACGAATTACGTGCGCAAACCGGCATCGCCTACGAAGGCCGCAGCCTCGGGACTACCCAGTTGTTCCGTACCCAGGCCCAGTTGGATGGCGCCGCCAAGGACATTGCCGTTTTGAAAGAGTCCGGTGTGCCGTTCGAGCTGCTCGACCGCGCCGGTATCGCCCGTGTTGAGCCGGCCCTGGCCAGCGTCACCGATATTCTCGCCGGTGCCCTGCGCCTGCCCAACGACCAGACCGGCGACTGCCAGATGTTCACCACCCGCCTTGCCGAGATGTGCAAGCAGTTGGGTGTGGAGTTTCGCTTCGAACAGGACATCCAGCGCCTCGACTCCGCCGGCGACCGCATCAACGGCGTATGGATCGACGGCAAGTTGGAAACCGCCGACCGCTACGTGCTGGCCCTCGGCAGCTACTCGCCGAAGCTGCTCAAGCCGCTGGGGATCAAGGCGCCGGTGTACCCGCTCAAGGGCTACTCGCTGACCGTGCCGATTACCAACTCGGCGATGGCGCCGACGTCGACCATTCTCGACGAGACCTACAAGGTCGCCATCACCCGTTTCGACAACCGCATCCGCGTCGGCGGCATGGCTGAAATAGCCGGTTTTGACCTGTCGCTTAACCCGCGTCGGCGTGAAACCCTGGAGATGATCGTCAACGACCTTTATCCTCAGGGCGGCGATCTGGCCGAAGCCACGTTCTGGACCGGCCTGCGCCCGACCACACCCGACGGCACGCCGATTGTCGGTGCCACGCCGTTCAAGAACCTGTTCCTCAACACCGGCCATGGCACTCTCGGTTGGACCATGGCGTGCGGCTCCGGTCGCCTGTTGGCCGACCTGATGGCGAAGAAAACGCCGCAGATCAGCGCCGAAGGCCTCGATATTTCCCGTTATGGCAACCACCAGGAGTCCGCAAAACATGTCAATCCAGCGCCAGCTCACCAATGA
- a CDS encoding c-type cytochrome — translation MKMLAAPATVLALWAVSAQAATNDDIAKRLEPVGQVCVQGQECKGMEVAVAAGGGAAKTPDDIIAKHCNACHGTGLLGAPKIGDTAAWKERADHQGGLDGILAKAITGINAMPPKGTCADCSDDDLKGAIKKMSGL, via the coding sequence ATGAAAATGCTGGCTGCACCAGCAACCGTACTGGCCCTATGGGCTGTCAGCGCTCAAGCTGCGACCAACGATGACATTGCCAAGCGCCTGGAGCCGGTTGGCCAAGTCTGCGTCCAGGGCCAGGAGTGCAAGGGCATGGAAGTGGCGGTAGCTGCGGGCGGGGGCGCTGCGAAGACGCCCGACGACATCATCGCCAAGCACTGCAACGCATGCCACGGTACCGGGCTGCTGGGCGCGCCGAAAATCGGCGACACCGCTGCCTGGAAAGAACGCGCCGACCACCAGGGCGGCCTTGATGGCATCCTGGCTAAGGCCATTACCGGTATCAACGCCATGCCGCCTAAAGGCACCTGTGCGGATTGCTCGGATGATGACCTGAAGGGCGCGATCAAGAAGATGTCCGGCCTGTAA
- a CDS encoding Lrp/AsnC ligand binding domain-containing protein, with protein sequence MRTNTQTKRELDKIDRNILRILQTDGRISFTELGEKVGLSTTPCTERVRRLEREGIIMGYNARLNPQHLKGSLLVFVEISLDYKSGDTFEEFRRAVLKLPHVLECHLVSGDFDYLVKARISEMASYRKLLGDILLKLPHVRESKSYIVMEEVKESLNLPIPD encoded by the coding sequence ATGCGTACCAACACCCAGACCAAGCGGGAGCTGGACAAGATCGACCGCAACATCCTGCGCATCCTGCAAACCGATGGGCGAATTTCGTTCACCGAGCTGGGGGAAAAGGTCGGGCTCTCCACCACGCCGTGTACCGAGCGGGTACGGCGACTGGAGCGCGAGGGGATCATCATGGGCTACAACGCGCGTCTAAACCCACAGCATTTGAAGGGAAGTTTGCTGGTATTTGTCGAGATCAGCCTCGATTACAAATCCGGCGACACCTTTGAAGAGTTCCGCCGCGCCGTGCTGAAACTGCCCCATGTCTTGGAGTGCCACCTGGTCTCGGGAGACTTCGACTACTTGGTGAAAGCGCGGATTTCCGAGATGGCCTCGTACCGCAAATTGCTCGGCGACATCCTGCTCAAGTTGCCCCATGTGCGGGAATCGAAGAGCTATATCGTGATGGAAGAGGTCAAGGAGAGCCTCAACCTGCCTATTCCCGATTAA
- the alr gene encoding alanine racemase: MRPARALIDLQALRHNYQLAREVTGAKALAVVKADAYGHGAVRVAQALEAEADGFAVACIEEALELRAAGIRAPVLLLEGFFEADELPLIVEHDFWCVVHSLWQLEAIEQARLSAPLTIWLKLDSGMHRVGLHPKDYHEAYQRLLASGKVAKIVLMSHFARADELDCVSSNEQVAVFDAARQGLVAEVSLRNSPSVLGWPSVSSDWVRPGIMLYGATPFGEDQALAARLQPVMTLESKVICVRELPAGEPVGYGARFITPKPMRIGVVATGYADGYPRHAPTGTPVLVAGQRSQLLGRVSMDMLCIDLTDVPEAGLGSTVELWGKNILASDVAAAAETIPYQIFCNLRRVPRLYSGA, from the coding sequence ATGCGTCCTGCCCGTGCCCTGATCGACCTCCAAGCCTTGCGCCATAACTACCAACTGGCCCGTGAAGTCACGGGGGCCAAGGCCCTCGCCGTGGTCAAGGCCGACGCCTACGGCCATGGTGCCGTACGCGTTGCCCAGGCGCTGGAAGCCGAGGCCGACGGGTTTGCCGTGGCGTGCATCGAGGAGGCGCTGGAGTTGCGCGCCGCTGGTATTCGCGCGCCAGTGCTGCTGCTGGAAGGCTTTTTCGAAGCCGACGAGTTGCCGCTGATCGTCGAGCATGATTTCTGGTGCGTGGTGCATTCGCTGTGGCAACTGGAGGCCATCGAACAGGCCCGGTTGAGCGCGCCGCTGACCATCTGGCTCAAGCTCGATTCGGGGATGCACCGCGTTGGCCTGCACCCCAAGGATTACCACGAGGCTTACCAGCGCCTGCTGGCCAGCGGCAAAGTCGCAAAGATTGTGTTGATGAGCCATTTTGCCCGTGCCGATGAACTCGATTGCGTCAGCAGCAACGAGCAAGTGGCGGTATTCGATGCGGCGCGCCAGGGCCTGGTGGCGGAGGTCAGCCTGCGCAACTCGCCGTCGGTCCTGGGCTGGCCGAGCGTATCCAGCGACTGGGTGCGTCCTGGCATTATGCTTTATGGCGCCACACCGTTTGGTGAGGACCAGGCCTTGGCCGCGCGTTTGCAGCCGGTGATGACCCTGGAATCGAAAGTGATCTGCGTGCGTGAACTGCCAGCCGGCGAGCCGGTGGGCTACGGCGCCCGGTTCATCACACCTAAACCGATGCGTATCGGCGTGGTTGCCACGGGCTATGCCGACGGCTACCCGCGCCATGCGCCCACCGGCACGCCGGTGCTGGTGGCGGGGCAGCGCAGCCAATTGCTGGGTCGCGTGTCCATGGACATGCTGTGTATCGACCTGACGGACGTCCCCGAGGCGGGTCTTGGTTCCACGGTGGAGCTGTGGGGCAAAAATATCCTCGCCAGTGACGTCGCCGCCGCTGCCGAGACCATCCCGTACCAGATCTTCTGCAACCTGCGTCGTGTGCCAAGGCTCTATTCCGGCGCTTGA
- a CDS encoding YkgJ family cysteine cluster protein, with amino-acid sequence MSCNSQKISALRRQIPSFECVPGCHDCCGPVTTSPEEMSRLPRKTAAEQDAAMDELNCVHLGPHGCTVYDERPLICRLFGTTKTLPCPNGRGPVELIHPRVEKQIHEYMASTRQVLV; translated from the coding sequence ATGAGTTGCAACAGTCAGAAAATCAGCGCGCTGCGCCGTCAGATTCCTTCGTTCGAGTGCGTCCCCGGCTGCCACGACTGCTGTGGGCCGGTCACCACTTCGCCCGAGGAGATGTCGCGCCTGCCACGCAAGACCGCTGCCGAGCAGGACGCCGCAATGGACGAGCTGAACTGTGTGCACCTGGGCCCCCACGGCTGCACCGTGTATGACGAGCGGCCGCTGATCTGTCGGCTGTTCGGTACCACGAAGACCTTGCCATGCCCCAATGGGCGGGGGCCGGTGGAGCTGATTCATCCACGGGTGGAAAAGCAGATCCATGAATACATGGCGAGCACCCGGCAGGTGCTGGTTTAA